One uncultured Carboxylicivirga sp. genomic window, ATGGTGATGTGCCTCCTTTATCAGATGATAATATTGTTTCAAAGGATTTGGGCGAAACAGCTCAGACAATAAATAAACGAGGAACAACAATAGTACCACTGGAAGTAAAAATTCTTGATGATGGTGAAATTTACATTAGAGCGATTGATCCGGAATACGCAACTCCAGGTCCCGATGAAAATCAAAAATTTACTAAGTGATAGCCGAGTAGTGATTGATCTAAGGTGTTCACAAGAAGAACTTTAAAATCATGAATTCATTTAAATTGAAAAGTAATCCGAAGAAAATGTCAAATTTTAAGAAGTTCTCTGTTGTTATGTTAGCTATGACTTTATTTTGGAGTTGTAGTAATCATAAGTCAAATAATGCTGACAGTCGACCCAATATAATGATCATCATGGTGGACGATTCAGGATATTCAGATTTTGGTTGTTACGGCGGGGAAATTCAGACACCTAATATCGATAAACTGGCAGAAGATGGAATTCGCTTCACACAAATGCATAATGGAGCTAGATGTTGTCCAACTAGAGCATCCTTAATGACGGGTTTATATCCTCATACAGCAGGAATTAATGGAATGGGAGTAAACCTGGAAATGAATGCTGCAACGATCGCAGAGGTGTTAAACGAAAATGGGTATCACACCGGCATGACCGGTAAGTGGCATCTATCTACCACAAAAAGAATTGGATCCAAAGATGACCAGTTACAGTGGCTGGCACATAGAACTGAACATGGGCCGTTTTCTCCTCTGGAGAATTATCCATGTAACAGAGGATTTGAAGAACATTGGGGAACCATCTGGGGTGTTGTAGATTATTTCGATCCATTCAGCCTCGTACACAATGAAGAACCAATAAAAGAGGTTCCTGAAGATTTCTATGTGACTGATTTTATTACAGAAAAGTCAATCGATTTATTGAACGAATATAGCAAAGATGACAAGCCCTTTTTTCTATATGTTGCTCATAATGCTCCGCATTGGCCATTGCATGCTTTACCGGAAGATATTGCTAAATATCGTAACAAATACTCTGGTGGTTGGGAAAAGATGCGAGAAGAAAGATACATACGAATGGTGGAAATGGGGTTGATTGATAGCTCTAATTATTCCTTGCCAGAGAATTCATCAGGAAGAGATTGGGATAACTGCGATAAAAAGGAATTTGAAACCAGATGCATGGCAGTACATGCAGCAATGGTCGATCATGTGGATCAAGGTGTGGGTGAAATAATCAACACTCTGAAAAAAAATGGTCAGTACGAGAATACTTTGATAATGGTACTTTCTGATAATGGTGCCTCATATGAAAGAGGATATGTACCTGGATTTGACCGACCTGGGTTTACCCGCGACTCAACCATCATAGATTATTCTTCAGAGAATCCTGGAGCCCAAACAACGTGGAATTATCTGGGTAAAGCTTGGGCAAGTGCAGCTAATACACCATTCAGATACTGGAAAAAAGAATCGTATGAGGGAGGTAGTGCAACTCCTTTTATTATTCACTGGCCTCAAAAACTTAAGGTTAAGAAAAATACTATAAATCGAGGATTAGCCCATGTAATTGATGTTTTACCTACTTGTCTTGAAATCAGTGGGGCGAATTATCCAGATAGCATTAATGGATTGAAAACTGTTAGTCTGGATGGGAAAAGTCTGATGCCATTGATAACAGGAGAAGCACAAGTAATTCATGACACTTTGTTCTGGGAACATGAAAAGGGACGAGCAATTCGAATAGGTGAATGGAAGATGTCTGCACTTGCTAATCAGCCCTGGGAGCTATTTCATATCACACAGGATTTCACCGAATCCAATAATTTGGCTTCTCAGTATCCCGACAAAGTAAAAGAAATGGAGGCTGCCTGGGAGAAATGTTATCATGCGATTATAACTAATAATAAGAAAGAATAGATGAGTTTTCATCTATTTAAACAATATGTTTAACTATCTAATCTAAAATTATGAATGGAAAAATTCTACTAGTTGTAATGATTTGTCTTATCTCATTAAATGTTATCAATGCTCAATTGATTGATAAAGATCAAATTAACTGTTATTTGAAGTTTGATAACAATCTGGATAATTCATCTTCAAGTAATGCAACATTTTCTCAGACAATTGGAACTTCGATTTCTTATGGTACAGGTAAATTTGGACAGGCTGGATATTTCAGTGATGTGGCTCTTGTTTCATCGGGAATTAATTTTAATCCTTATGATGGATTTACAATGATAGCATGGCTAAATATGGACCAGTTATCTTCTGTTGCAGGTGCTCAGACATGGGTTCATCAGAAAGATGTTGCTGGTCAGAATCCAGGGCGAATACATATGGAGGTTCTTGCTGAAGATTATCTTGGCTCATTTACTGATGGTGTCAGAGGAGATGATGTAACTCCAATCCTAGCCAATACGTGGTATCATTTTGCTGTTGTAAAAGATGCAAGTGCTGGGAAAAGATACATTTATGTAAATGGAGTACTTGTTAATGAAGTAAATGGAGGTATAGAGAGTAATACAGGTGAAATTGTTTTGGGAGCTAGAAAAAATGAAACCGATTTAATGGTTAAAGGTGGTCTGATGGATGAGTTTCTTCTTACTTCTCAGGTACTTGATATAACTGCTATTAATTCAATAATGAATGACGGTGTTGAAGCTGCAATGACCTCTACATTAATTAATAAATATCCAGTTTCAGAGAAAAACTATTATAATGATGGAATATTACATATTTCATTTAGTCAGCCAGTGTCACAGGTTAAGTATTCCATATATGACATTTCAGGTAAATGTTTTGTTGATGAATTAATCAATATTGAATCATCAACTTATGAAATGCCACTTCAATTGAAGAAAGGAATATATATTCTAAAGGTTACTTCACCTGAGGGAATTATTTCGAATAAGTTTATTGTGAAATAAGTATATTTAATAGTGTTAGGTTACCTCATATTTGAGGTAACCTATTTTGGGGGACTTAAAAATGACTTTAATTAAGGAACTTATAAGAGGTCGTATCAATGAAAATTTATAATTAACTTATAGATTACCATAGTTATAAGGTGAAATAAGTTGTTTGTTAAATTGAAACTTAAATAAGATGAATAAAAATTTTCAGGACTTTACTATTGTTTTAGCCACTCTTGTAATGATATTAAGTACAGGTTGTTCAGAGAAAAAGGCAGTAGAAAAATTAAAGCCAAATATAGTTCTTATTTATGTTGACGATTTAGGTTATGGCGATATTGGTGTTAATGGAGCAACTGGTGTTGAAACTCCCAATATTGACAGAATGGCCACACTGGGACTGAATTTTCATGATGCACATTGCTCAGCTTCAACCTGTACACCATCACGTTATTCTTTATTAACAGGTAGCTATGCCTTTCGGAGAAATGCGGCAATACTTCCGGGAGATGCTCCTTTGCTAATCGATCCATCAAAAGAAACATTACCATCCATGCTTCAGAATGCAGGTTATAAAACGGCAGTAGTTGGTAAATGGCATTTAGGGCTGGGTATGGGTAAGGTTGATTGGAATAAGGAAATAACTCCAGGTGCAAAAGAAGTTGGTTTCGATTATAGTTATATAATTCCTGCTACTCCTGATAGAGTGCCTTGTGTATTTGTCGAAAATAATAAGGTAGCTGGTTTGGATTTAAATGATCCAATTGAGGTGGATTATCAAAACGATTATGGAGAGTATCCTACAGGCATTGAGCATTCTGATTTGTTAAAGATAAAAGCTGATAGGCAGCATAGTTGTACTATTATCAATGGAGTGAGTAGAATCGGTTATATGAAAGGTGGGAAGAGTGCCTTGTGGGTAGATGAGAATTTTGGTAAAGTGCTGACGCAAAAAGCTTCCGACTTTATCATTGAAAATAAGGATCAGCCATTCTTTCTCTATTTCTCACTTCCTAATATTCATGTGCCACGAATGCCTGATGCAGTGTTTGTTGGTAAAAGTTCTATGGGACCAAGAGGTGATGATATTGCTGAAATGGATTTTTGTACAGGTAAAATTATTTCATTGTTGGAAGAACTAAAATTAGATAAAAATACATTGGTTATCTTTTCAAGTGATAATGGACCAATTCTTAATGATGGATATGATGATGATGCTGTTCAGATGTTGGGTAATCATAATCCTGCAGGACCTTATAAAGGTGCCAAATATTCAGCTTTTGAAGCTGGAACCAGAATGCCGACAGTTGTTTACTGGCCTGGAACAGTTCAACCCGGTTCGAGCCATGCTTTACTTTCGCAGGTAGACTTGTATGCTTCACTTGCTAGTCTGGTAGGGAAAAAAGTAAGTGATGGTTCTGCACCAGATAGTGAGAATCATTTAGATGCATGGTTAGGAAAAAATCAAATTGGGCGAAAGATTATGCTGGAAGAAGCATTTACTTTTGCATTGCGTATGGGAGATTGGAAATTAATTGCACCTCAAACATCAGTAACCCCTGATTGGTTGATTAACAAAGATGTTGAAACAGGTTTATCCAATGATGTTCAGCTTTACAATTTAAAAGACGATATTGGAGAAACTCAAAATGTTCAGGAGATGTATCCGGATACACTTTATCGAATGCAAAGTATCCTTACAGAGATACTTAACAAATAAAGATGTACGATTAGAATTACATTGGTTTTTCAGTTTTTAAGAAATCAGAAGGTGAAATATCAAATTCGGTTTTGAAACATTTACTGAAATAACTTGGACTCGAGAAACCACATTTAAAGGATGTTTCAGCTATGTTAATTCCTGCACTTAATAATCTTTTTGCATAATGTAATCGTTTTTTTCTGATGTATTCACTAATTGGCAAATCCAAAAGGTTTTTCATTTTTACATGTAATACAGTTCTGCTAATCCCTAATTTACTGGTGATATCAGAAACCTGGAAGAGTGTATTATCTATATTGTCATCAATCAGCTCATTAAGTTTCAAAATGAATTCGTTATCCGGATTACTGATAGATTCCATTTCTTTGTTGGAATAAATAAAATCCTGCATTTCTTTCTGCTGCTGATGTTTTAACTCAAGCATGTTGTTAACCTGTAAGGCTAATTCATTAGGGTCGAAAGGCTTAGTAATATATGCATTAGCACCACATTGAAAACCTTCAATATGATTTTGTTGATCGTTTTTAGCCGTTAACAGAAAAACCGGAATATGAGAAGTTAGGATGTCATTCTTAATTCTTTTACAGAACTCATAACCATTCATTTGAGGCATCATAACATCACTAATAATTAAATCAGGAACATCTTTCTGAATTATATTTAGGGCATTTAAACCATTGTCAGCAGTTAATATTCTGTACTTATCAGAGAATAGATCAGCAGTAAAATTTACTAGTTCTTTATTATCATCAACAATCAAAATTACTTGTTTATTAACCTTAATAGACTCAATTTTCTGCTTGTCGAGATTCCTTTTATCAACAGGCAATGCTATTTCAGAATACCGGTAGTTCTTAAGAAAACTTTCTTCTTTTTCAATAGTCACCAGTTCATCATTCTCAAATGCACTTTTGGTCACATTTATTTCTAATCCAAATTCCGATCCAACATTTAATTCACTTGAGACCTCAATCTTACCTTTATGCAGTTTAACCAATTTTTTGGTGAGTGATAATCCAATACCCCATCCATTAAAATCTTCAGAGTTCTCAGATTTTATTTGATAATACTCATCAAAAATATGAGATAATTCATTTTGAGGAATACCAATTCCACTATCTTCAATCTTTAATTTTAAGAAGATATCACCTTCTAAGTTATCAGTCAATGAACTTGAAATTCTGATTTCTTTGCCTTGTGGGGTAAATTTAATGGCATTGGAAAGTAAATTGTTCACAATCTTTTCAAGATGAGAGGGAGAGAACCAGACTTCTTCACCATGGTCTTCAATATTAAGAGTTAAAGTCAACTCTTTGGCATAGATGTTCTCATAGTACAATTCAACTTGATTTTTAATAAAATGTAAAGGATTGCCGTTAACAAGATGAAGTCTCAATAGCCCGTTTTCAATTTTATTAAAGGTGGTTAATTCATCAATAAGGCTTACCATCTTAATGGCATTTCGGTGTGCCAGTTGAAGACGTTTCTTAATATCTCCTGTTAAGTTTGTGTTGCTAATAATTGATTTTAATGGTGCAACTATTAAAGATAAAGGAGTTTTTAATTCGTGAGAAATAGATGTGAAGAAGTCAATTTTTATTTTATTGATTTCTTTTAATTTCTCTTTTTCCATTAATGCAATTCGTATCAGATTTTTTTGTTGTAAGCGAGAGCTGGAAATTTTTATTACGATGTAAGAAAGTCCAATTAGAAACAGAAAATAAAGTATAAAGGCATAATTGGAACGATAAAAAGGTGGATTTATGATGATTTCAATCTGGGTTATTGGAGCATCATCCCAATTGATGGAAGAGTTATTGGCTCGCACCATCAATGTATACTTACCATTAGGAATGTTGGAACAAACAATTCGTCTTTGATTACCAACATTTATCCAGTTATTATCTCTCCCAATTAATTTAACAGCATAATTAATGGTGCTTGTGTGCCCGGGTAATATGGCAGAATAATCAATATAAAAGTTTTTTGATTGTGCATAGGTCAACTCTATCTGCTTGGTCTGGTTCAAACTTGTTGTTAACGGACTATTAGTGCTGTTGGCCAAAACAACTTTATTATCAATGAATAAATTAACCAAATTAACCTTTAACTCTTCTTTAGGTAATGCTAATTTGTTTGGATAAAAACCAATTAAGCCATAGATGCTACCGAAATAAAATTGTCCGTTATTACTTCTTAGACAGGATGAATAATTGAATTGATTAATTGGAAGACCTTCATCGGTAGTATATTTTGTAACTGAATTTCTTTCCTTATTTAAACAAATCAACCCGGCATGGGTACTAACCCAGAGTTTATGATTGTCATCTTCCAGAATACCACAAATTGATTTGTCATTATTGTAATTCGAAATTTCTAAATGAGTAATTCTGTTGTTTTCCGGATCTAACTGATGCAATCCTTTATTATTGGTGCCAATCCAGATGACTCCTTTCTTATCCTGATACAAATAAGTGATGTAATTATCCAATAGGGTTGGATTATTTTCATTGCTTTGTAGATGGGTGATTTCACCACTGGTAATATTGTATTTAAACAGGCCAAGGTTGACAGTTCCTAGCCATAGGTTATTCTCTTTGTCAATCAGCATTGTGTAAATGAATTCAGAGGAGAGTAACCGGTTATTAATTGTTTTAAAAGTGTTTGAAGTTTTATCGTAATAGCGAAGACCAATGGTTGAGCCAATCCAAAGTGTTTGATTTGAATCTTTTACTAAAGAAAAGATTGCATCAGATTCCAATCCATTGTTGATATTAGCCCTAAATCTTTGTGTTTTTTTTGTTTCAATATTGTAATTGTATAGTCCGGATAAAAAGGTACCAACCCAAAGTTCGTTCGTCAATGAATCGTATAATAACTCATGTACATTATTACCAAATTGAGGCAAAGAGCTGATCTTATTTGTCTCTTTATTATATACATTCAAGCCACCATCTTCAGTAGCAATCCATAAGTCATCGTTAATCTCAACAAGCCTTCTGACTGCTTTCCCTTTAAGGTCAAAATCACTAATTCCTGGTTCAATAATGTTAAATAATTCTGAACTGCTTAAAACAATGTTAATTCCTCCAAAATAGGTTCCAATCCAGGTATTACCTTTTTTGTCATGCAAAATGGAGTAGATGGGATTATCGTTTAATGTATTATTGTTCGAGAAGTCCTGTTGGATTATTTCCACTTGTTCCTGAGTGTTGATAATTGTAATACCTTTCTCGGTACCTAACCAGATATTACCTTTGTTGTCTTCTGAAATAACACGAACAACCCCGTCTGAAATAGTATGTTCATCCCAGATTTTTATTTCCTGAGTTTTGAGTTTTACACGCTGAATTCCTTTGTGATTTCTACTTATCCAGAGGTTTTGGTGAGAATCAAAAAACATAGGAGTTATGATATTTCTATCTGAAACATTTAAAAAATCTTTATAAATGGTTGGATTTAAGTAGGTATAGGCATTTGTTTCATCATTATAGTTTACTATTCCATTGCTTGTAGTTAAAAAAATTTCATCATCGGCATTTATTGCCATAGAATAGTATAAGGTATTTGCATTGTCCTTTATTTGTTCGAATTCATCTTTCGACTCATTGTACTTAAATAAAAAAGCTCCACTTGCAAATATTTCACCTTCAGATGTTCTCTTTATGGTATGTATTAGTGATTTGTTGAGATTGTAATTTTTAAAGCTGTTAGTTTCCGGAATATATCTTGATATACCAATAGAATGGCCAATCCATAGTCTGTGTTTATGATCTTCATAAATTGCTTTTATGAAGTTGTGCATTAAACTGGTTGAATCATTCTGTTCGTTAAAAAATGACATAAAACTATATCCGTCGTATTTGCACAGTCCACATTTGGTTCCGATCCATAAATAACCGTTATGGTCCTGAAATAAAGCTTCAATTTGCTGATGAGGCAACCCATCCCTGTCAGTGAGATGCACAAAACGATTGTTTTCTGCCGATATTTCAAAAGTTGATGAAACAATCAGAATTACAAGGATGTAGCTTTTTAAAATTTGATTCAGCATATTAATGAAATTACTCATTCGTTCATGGATGCATAACCTTTAGTAGTTAGAATCTCTGATTAAAGAATAAAATGTAATCATGAGTGAAATTCAAATATATAAAGAAAGTAGATTTACTACAATCAATCATTTTTGACGTTTTACAATTCTATAAATGGGATTGAAGTTACGGTATATGTAAATGGTATGAAATGAACTGTTTAAATATAACCATGTTTTTAAAGTGTTAATTTTGCAGAAGAGAAATGGAACGAAATTGTATGAAATCAGAACAATATTACTAAATAAGAAAATCAGATTGGATAACTCACCAGTTTTCAACTTAATTAAGTATAAAATCTTTCACTCATTATTTATTTCAAAAGTAATCTGAATTATCATTTCTTGAATAAAAACTTACAAAGTTTTGAGTGTATTGTATATGTTAATTGTATTAAAATAGTTGATGCAATTTTAAAAAACTGAATCCTGATTAAAACGATATTATCAATGAATAGAAAGTCCACTTGCATTCGAAAAATAATGACGCTTACCTTAATGTTAGTGTTGATTAAACCTTCAATTGCACAAATTGTATGGCCTTCCGGACAGTTGTTACCCTCTTTTCCTGCTCCAACAGAAAATCAGGACTTAATATATCTGAATGAAAATAATTTGAGCAGTGATGAAATGTATTTGTTTGCATCATTGAAAGGTGTTGTAAATATGACTCAACCCAGGATCTTTTCTTACGAAGGTGATGCTTTTGGAGAGGGGCCATACACGTGGTTGGAATCGCTGAATTTGAGTTGGACTGAATATAACGATCCGTGGAATCTGATATCTAAATATATAGACGAAATTAGTGGTATTATTGTCTACGATGCTGATCAATTACACACTATTAATTTGGCCACCATGTTGGCTCATGACCAAAAGGCATTAGTTGCATCGCCTGCATTAGCTTCGAAATTAACCTCTGCACCTTATAACCTTCCAATATTAACCGATCTAAGAGGGAAGTATGCTTCAAAGATGGAGGTATATCAGGATCTTTATGATAATTATTGGTCGGGGCTTGAACATCGTTTGTTGATAGGTTTAAATCCGGCTGTTCACAAAGCTGCTTTAAGAGAATATGCTGTAGCTCTTGGAGTGGCAGTAATTTGGTTGGATCCAGATGTTTATGAAGAATTATTGTTGCTAAGGGATTTTTTGCAAAGTATGACAGAGGGAGCCAGTTTTATGGGATGGTGGCCCGAAGAAGCTGCAGGTGTTAAAGTGGCTTCAATCTTTGGTGTAGCTACCATTGCCAGTGATTGGTCAACAAACTTAACTATGCATAGTGGTATGCCAAGGTGCATCAGTAAAAAGCCGATACCTCAGAAACCCGAATTGGAAAATAAGCTATATGTTGCATTTATTCTGAGCGATGGTGATAATCTTCAGTATGTTGAGCATTTGATGCGAAAACTATGGAATAACCCTGATCGAGGTTCTGTGCCTCTTGGATGGACTGTTTCGCCTGCAATGGTGGATGCTATGCCTGGAGCACTGAATTATTACTGGCAATCTTCGACTGAAAATGATAATCTGGTATCAGGGCCATCAGGTTTTGGTTATTCGTATCCCAACTATTTCCCAAATCAGGATGCATTGAATCGTTTTGTAGCTAAAACAGAAGAATATAACAAGCTTGCTGGTTTGAGAGTTATTACAATATGGAATACAATAACCGGGGGAATTGATCTTGACGTTGGTCAGGCTTTTGCAGAATATGCGCCAACTACCTTAGGATTGACTGGTCAGGATACAGGAGCCAAGTTGGCTATTTATAACAACTCACTACCCGGAAAACCTTTGACCTGTAATTATTGTTGGAATGAAGAAAATATGCTGGCCCATATAGGATATGGTTCGGAGGGATGGGATGGAAATTCTCCGCGCTTTATTCTTATACAATGTCAGCCATGGCAGGGGGCAACGCCTACTACCTTTAAAAATGTTGCCAATTCGCTGGATGCAAATTATGAAGTTGTTCGTCCAGACCATTTATTTCAGCTATTAAGAGAATCAAATGGATTAGATATTGATCCTGGAGCTAATCTTGAAGTTTCGGGTGTTACTATTAACCCAGGTTCCATTTTGCTAGGCACTGGAGAAACAGAACAATTAACAGCAATTGTTTCTCCCAATAATGCACAAAACAGGAAGGTTTCGTGGAGTTGCGATAACAGCCAGGTTGCAACAGTAAGTGAAGATGGTGTTGTGACTGCTCATTCTGCTGGGTCTGCTAATATTACGGTTTCTACACTGGAAGGTGGATATTCATCTACTTGTACCGTTCAGGTTTCTAACTCGGTAAGTGTTGGAAATGGATTAAACGGTTATTATTACAATGGTTTGAAATTTGAAACCCCTGTTGGTGCTCGGACAGATGCAAATATAAATTTCAATTGGGGGACAGGATCTCCTATGGCTAATGTTAATAATGATAATTTCTCTATTAGTTGGAGTGGCCTGGTAAAGCCATCCTATAGTGGAACCTATACATTTTATTTGACTTCTGATAATGGCAGAAGGTTATGGATAGATAATCAGTTGGTTATTGATGCTTTCTATAATGACTGGGATATTGAGTATTCTGGTACAATGGATTTAAATGCAGGTCAGAAATACGATATAAGAGTTGAGTATTTTGAATATAATGGAGGTGCAAATTGTAGACTCGAATGGTCAAGTTCGCAACAATACAGGCAGATTATTCCTCAAAACAAATTATTTTCGTATGTGCCTTTGGGAAACGGACTTGCCGGTAATTATTATAATGGAAAAGATTTTGAGGATTTCATTACTTCCAGAGTGGACAGTGAAATAAATTTCGACTGGGGAGATACATCTCCTGTTTCGGGAGTTAATAATGATTTATTTTCAGTAAGATGGAATGGATTTGTTTTACCAC contains:
- a CDS encoding arylsulfatase, coding for MSNFKKFSVVMLAMTLFWSCSNHKSNNADSRPNIMIIMVDDSGYSDFGCYGGEIQTPNIDKLAEDGIRFTQMHNGARCCPTRASLMTGLYPHTAGINGMGVNLEMNAATIAEVLNENGYHTGMTGKWHLSTTKRIGSKDDQLQWLAHRTEHGPFSPLENYPCNRGFEEHWGTIWGVVDYFDPFSLVHNEEPIKEVPEDFYVTDFITEKSIDLLNEYSKDDKPFFLYVAHNAPHWPLHALPEDIAKYRNKYSGGWEKMREERYIRMVEMGLIDSSNYSLPENSSGRDWDNCDKKEFETRCMAVHAAMVDHVDQGVGEIINTLKKNGQYENTLIMVLSDNGASYERGYVPGFDRPGFTRDSTIIDYSSENPGAQTTWNYLGKAWASAANTPFRYWKKESYEGGSATPFIIHWPQKLKVKKNTINRGLAHVIDVLPTCLEISGANYPDSINGLKTVSLDGKSLMPLITGEAQVIHDTLFWEHEKGRAIRIGEWKMSALANQPWELFHITQDFTESNNLASQYPDKVKEMEAAWEKCYHAIITNNKKE
- a CDS encoding two-component regulator propeller domain-containing protein — encoded protein: MLNQILKSYILVILIVSSTFEISAENNRFVHLTDRDGLPHQQIEALFQDHNGYLWIGTKCGLCKYDGYSFMSFFNEQNDSTSLMHNFIKAIYEDHKHRLWIGHSIGISRYIPETNSFKNYNLNKSLIHTIKRTSEGEIFASGAFLFKYNESKDEFEQIKDNANTLYYSMAINADDEIFLTTSNGIVNYNDETNAYTYLNPTIYKDFLNVSDRNIITPMFFDSHQNLWISRNHKGIQRVKLKTQEIKIWDEHTISDGVVRVISEDNKGNIWLGTEKGITIINTQEQVEIIQQDFSNNNTLNDNPIYSILHDKKGNTWIGTYFGGINIVLSSSELFNIIEPGISDFDLKGKAVRRLVEINDDLWIATEDGGLNVYNKETNKISSLPQFGNNVHELLYDSLTNELWVGTFLSGLYNYNIETKKTQRFRANINNGLESDAIFSLVKDSNQTLWIGSTIGLRYYDKTSNTFKTINNRLLSSEFIYTMLIDKENNLWLGTVNLGLFKYNITSGEITHLQSNENNPTLLDNYITYLYQDKKGVIWIGTNNKGLHQLDPENNRITHLEISNYNNDKSICGILEDDNHKLWVSTHAGLICLNKERNSVTKYTTDEGLPINQFNYSSCLRSNNGQFYFGSIYGLIGFYPNKLALPKEELKVNLVNLFIDNKVVLANSTNSPLTTSLNQTKQIELTYAQSKNFYIDYSAILPGHTSTINYAVKLIGRDNNWINVGNQRRIVCSNIPNGKYTLMVRANNSSINWDDAPITQIEIIINPPFYRSNYAFILYFLFLIGLSYIVIKISSSRLQQKNLIRIALMEKEKLKEINKIKIDFFTSISHELKTPLSLIVAPLKSIISNTNLTGDIKKRLQLAHRNAIKMVSLIDELTTFNKIENGLLRLHLVNGNPLHFIKNQVELYYENIYAKELTLTLNIEDHGEEVWFSPSHLEKIVNNLLSNAIKFTPQGKEIRISSSLTDNLEGDIFLKLKIEDSGIGIPQNELSHIFDEYYQIKSENSEDFNGWGIGLSLTKKLVKLHKGKIEVSSELNVGSEFGLEINVTKSAFENDELVTIEKEESFLKNYRYSEIALPVDKRNLDKQKIESIKVNKQVILIVDDNKELVNFTADLFSDKYRILTADNGLNALNIIQKDVPDLIISDVMMPQMNGYEFCKRIKNDILTSHIPVFLLTAKNDQQNHIEGFQCGANAYITKPFDPNELALQVNNMLELKHQQQKEMQDFIYSNKEMESISNPDNEFILKLNELIDDNIDNTLFQVSDITSKLGISRTVLHVKMKNLLDLPISEYIRKKRLHYAKRLLSAGINIAETSFKCGFSSPSYFSKCFKTEFDISPSDFLKTEKPM
- a CDS encoding LamG-like jellyroll fold domain-containing protein, yielding MNGKILLVVMICLISLNVINAQLIDKDQINCYLKFDNNLDNSSSSNATFSQTIGTSISYGTGKFGQAGYFSDVALVSSGINFNPYDGFTMIAWLNMDQLSSVAGAQTWVHQKDVAGQNPGRIHMEVLAEDYLGSFTDGVRGDDVTPILANTWYHFAVVKDASAGKRYIYVNGVLVNEVNGGIESNTGEIVLGARKNETDLMVKGGLMDEFLLTSQVLDITAINSIMNDGVEAAMTSTLINKYPVSEKNYYNDGILHISFSQPVSQVKYSIYDISGKCFVDELINIESSTYEMPLQLKKGIYILKVTSPEGIISNKFIVK
- a CDS encoding PA14 domain-containing protein, yielding MNRKSTCIRKIMTLTLMLVLIKPSIAQIVWPSGQLLPSFPAPTENQDLIYLNENNLSSDEMYLFASLKGVVNMTQPRIFSYEGDAFGEGPYTWLESLNLSWTEYNDPWNLISKYIDEISGIIVYDADQLHTINLATMLAHDQKALVASPALASKLTSAPYNLPILTDLRGKYASKMEVYQDLYDNYWSGLEHRLLIGLNPAVHKAALREYAVALGVAVIWLDPDVYEELLLLRDFLQSMTEGASFMGWWPEEAAGVKVASIFGVATIASDWSTNLTMHSGMPRCISKKPIPQKPELENKLYVAFILSDGDNLQYVEHLMRKLWNNPDRGSVPLGWTVSPAMVDAMPGALNYYWQSSTENDNLVSGPSGFGYSYPNYFPNQDALNRFVAKTEEYNKLAGLRVITIWNTITGGIDLDVGQAFAEYAPTTLGLTGQDTGAKLAIYNNSLPGKPLTCNYCWNEENMLAHIGYGSEGWDGNSPRFILIQCQPWQGATPTTFKNVANSLDANYEVVRPDHLFQLLRESNGLDIDPGANLEVSGVTINPGSILLGTGETEQLTAIVSPNNAQNRKVSWSCDNSQVATVSEDGVVTAHSAGSANITVSTLEGGYSSTCTVQVSNSVSVGNGLNGYYYNGLKFETPVGARTDANINFNWGTGSPMANVNNDNFSISWSGLVKPSYSGTYTFYLTSDNGRRLWIDNQLVIDAFYNDWDIEYSGTMDLNAGQKYDIRVEYFEYNGGANCRLEWSSSQQYRQIIPQNKLFSYVPLGNGLAGNYYNGKDFEDFITSRVDSEINFDWGDTSPVSGVNNDLFSVRWNGFVLPQYTENYTFKILSDNGCRLWINDKLIIDEWGSDQGEYSGTINLKAGLKSRIQVDYCDIDGAANCTLEWSSASQENQIVPKSRLYSPVSIYTAPVESVANSVEGNRINEFEIYPNPVDNNLKVLSSDMISGVKIFNVYGQIIYNVSIDGVNTELDIDTSELLSGIYIINLTTANSKLLSKKFIKR
- a CDS encoding arylsulfatase; this encodes MNKNFQDFTIVLATLVMILSTGCSEKKAVEKLKPNIVLIYVDDLGYGDIGVNGATGVETPNIDRMATLGLNFHDAHCSASTCTPSRYSLLTGSYAFRRNAAILPGDAPLLIDPSKETLPSMLQNAGYKTAVVGKWHLGLGMGKVDWNKEITPGAKEVGFDYSYIIPATPDRVPCVFVENNKVAGLDLNDPIEVDYQNDYGEYPTGIEHSDLLKIKADRQHSCTIINGVSRIGYMKGGKSALWVDENFGKVLTQKASDFIIENKDQPFFLYFSLPNIHVPRMPDAVFVGKSSMGPRGDDIAEMDFCTGKIISLLEELKLDKNTLVIFSSDNGPILNDGYDDDAVQMLGNHNPAGPYKGAKYSAFEAGTRMPTVVYWPGTVQPGSSHALLSQVDLYASLASLVGKKVSDGSAPDSENHLDAWLGKNQIGRKIMLEEAFTFALRMGDWKLIAPQTSVTPDWLINKDVETGLSNDVQLYNLKDDIGETQNVQEMYPDTLYRMQSILTEILNK